From Xanthomonas sp. 10-10:
GGGCCTGCTGCGCCGCGACCGCCCGGCGATCGCCACCAGCATGATCGCCTTCCTGTTCTACGGCGGCATGTTGGTGACCATCCTGCCGCACGAAGCCGGCGTGTCCTGGCAATCGCATCTGGGCGGCGCAGTGGCCGGCCTGATCGCCGCGCTGCTGTTGCGCCTGCGCGACCCGCAGCAGGCCAGGCCGCGCTACAGCTGGGAAGACGAGGACGAAGATGCTGCGTGGGAAGTGAACAACCCCGAACACGCGATGCTGGAACCGCCACCTCCACGTCAGGTACCGGTGCTCTGGCAACGCCAGGAAGACGGCTCGGAAAACGTGGTGCTGCACTTCCCGCCGCGCGAGCGCCCGCCGGGAACGTAGGAGCGCGCTTGCGCGCGATGGGGCGTTACCGAGAGGGCCTCATCGCGCGCAAGCGCGCTCCTACAGATCGCAGATGCGTTTAACGCGTTGCGCGCCCCTGCAATGCGCGCCGCGCCAGGCCCGGGTCGTCGGCGAAGAAGGCATCGATGCCGGCGTCCAGATAGGTCTTGAGTTCGGCCAGTGCACCGGCGTCGTTACGCTCGGTCACCGCGCTGCTGCTGCGGTTTTCGGCAGCCAAAAAGTAATTCTCCGGGCGGAAGGTATACGGCTGCACCTGCAGTCCTGCCGCATGCGCGTCGTGCACCAGGCTGGTCGGCGTGCCCAGGCGTTGCTGCGCATCCAGCGGAATGATGCTGCGGATGTCCGGGCCGATCGCATCGGCGTAGCTGGCGACCTGCTTCAGCCCTTCGGGCGTAATCATCTGCGCGTAGGTGCGCGGCGCGTTGCCCACGCCCGCATCGGGCAGCGCCATCTGCGCGCCGCCCAGCAGCTGCAGCAAGCGAATATTGCTATTGCGCCCGATCTTGCCGCGCAGGTAGCGCAGGTTGCCGGTCTCGAACGACTGGATCACCACCGGCGCGGTACGGGTGTAGGCATGCGCCTGCAAGGTGGTCAGCACCTTGTCTTCCATCGCCAGATTCAGCCCACTGAAATAGCTCGGGTGCTTGATCTCCGGAATCAGCCCGATCGTGCGCCCGGTCGCGGCAGATTCGGCTGCGACGAAATCGATGATCTCGTCGAAGGTCAAAATCTGAAACTGCCCGTCCCAGCGCTTGCCACGCAACTGCGGCAAGCGCTCG
This genomic window contains:
- a CDS encoding glycerophosphodiester phosphodiesterase, producing the protein MMQFHRVLVLGAMMVGMSGPALAEAPLAKTVQIFAHRGASALRPEHTLAAYAKAIADGADFVEPDLVSTKDGVLVARHENEIGGTTDVASHPEFAARKTRKTIDGQAMDGWFTEDFTLAELKTLRARERLPQLRGKRWDGQFQILTFDEIIDFVAAESAATGRTIGLIPEIKHPSYFSGLNLAMEDKVLTTLQAHAYTRTAPVVIQSFETGNLRYLRGKIGRNSNIRLLQLLGGAQMALPDAGVGNAPRTYAQMITPEGLKQVASYADAIGPDIRSIIPLDAQQRLGTPTSLVHDAHAAGLQVQPYTFRPENYFLAAENRSSSAVTERNDAGALAELKTYLDAGIDAFFADDPGLARRALQGRATR